From the genome of Chanos chanos chromosome 5, fChaCha1.1, whole genome shotgun sequence, one region includes:
- the LOC115811336 gene encoding mannose-specific lectin-like: MSRNYMSSGDELRKGDCLLSNNRSYEATFQEDGNFVIYNTSHTAVWATDTGGWTEAHSLRMQIDGNVVMYSKDGHALWETQTSSSSSEGCVMYHHFYLTDDGNLVLERDLKEVWNSARSKGHKLKG, encoded by the exons ATGAGCAGGAACTACATGTCCAGCGGTGATGAGCTTCGCAAAGGAGACTGTCTGCTGTCCAACAACAGATCATATGAGGCAACCTTCCAG GAGGATGGCAATTTTGTGATATACAACACTTCCCACACGGCAGTGTGGGCAACTGACACGGGGGGTTGGACAGAAGCCCACTCTCTGCGCATGCAGATTGATGGCAATGTTGTTATGTACAGTAAAGATGGACATGCCCTCTGGGAGacccagaccagcagcagctcTTCAGAAGGATGCGTCATGTACCATCACTTCTACCTGACTGATGACGGAAACTTGGTCCTTGAGCGGGATCTCAAGGAAGTGTGGAACTCTGCCAGGTCTAAAGGGCACAAGTTGAAGGGTTGA